Proteins from one Setaria italica strain Yugu1 chromosome V, Setaria_italica_v2.0, whole genome shotgun sequence genomic window:
- the LOC101757982 gene encoding nitrate regulatory gene2 protein, whose product MGCGQSKIDQEEAVCRCRDRKRLMADAVVARNAFAAAHTGYTVRLKSTGGALSDFAHGEAPDPSLVASDSHHAVAAAAAAAASVSAPPGPSTASVITAPPPPFPDFSHSSLQRSSSTPNIPMPDQMAGAKNRPPADAAIREEDEDEDEDEDEDDGHIRTDSDDDDEDDSDDDDDDHHEHDDVSVDGMVHGQPAKRVVMDSVGSSPVTPPPPPRLNQTPPTSATTTPPPPVPESTWDYFFGPTPTPPPTLEAADETWMERHEKEPVAEVKPPVAKLAVSEPATAEERPPQMAAEKEKAIEEMVANLPPSKPIVRKPPKAPGRPLAVHYQHASSMGAVETRKGKIMVASGTASLLQIVSQLDDHFLRASESAHDVSKKLEATRMHYHSNHADSRGHIDHSTKIMHVITWNRSFKNLPDHDDLNDNFEIDDRFETHAAVLDRMLAWEKKLYDEVKAGELMKIDYQKKVTLLQKQKKRGVKLETLEKTKAAVSHLHTRYIVDMQSMDSTVSEINRLRDTQLFPKLKDLVEGMAKMWSAMHRHHRSQFMIISGIRGFEIPPVTSERTDLHYNQTCELRDIVREWHMQFEKLMNNQKAYIRALNAWLKLNLIPIESNIKEKVSSPPRLVDPPIKNLLHAWHDELERLPIELAKTAIKTFAEVISNIVHLQEEEVNLRRRCDETRRDLTRKRAQFEDWHQKYTERRAALGENGNPEAAEVQNIDPVEDRKRVIEELEIRLREEEGHHLRQARQVREKSLANLRTHLPELFRNMADFSYFCHDMYNNLRKAAAPAKDEV is encoded by the exons atGGGGTGCGGGCAGTCCAAGATCGACCAGGAGGAGGCCGTGTGCCGGTGCCGGGACCGGAAGCGGCTGATGGCGGACGCCGTGGTGGCGCGGaacgccttcgccgccgcccacaCCGGCTACACCGTCCGCCTCAAGAGCACCGGTGGCGCGCTATCCGATTTCGCCCACGGCGAGGCGCCCGACCCTAGCCTGGTGGCCTCCGATTCCCACCACGCTgtggccgcggcagcggcggcggcggcatccgtCTCCGCGCCGCCTGGCCCCTCCACCGCATCTGTCATcacagcaccaccgccgccattcCCCGACTTCTCCCACTCCAGCCTCCAACGATCCTCCTCCACCCCCAACATCCCTATGCCGGACCAGATGGCCGGCGCCAAGAACCGCCCTCCTGCCGATGCTGCCATccgagaggaggatgaggatgaggatgaggatgaggatgaggatgatgggCATATCAGGACCGATAGTGACGATGATGACGAAGATGACagcgacgatgatgatgacgatcaCCATGAGCATGATGATGTTAGCGTGGACGGCATGGTGCACGGACAGCCAGCGAAGCGGGTTGTGATGGATAGTGTGGGATCTTCTCCAGTgacaccgcctccaccaccacggcTGAACCAAACCCCACCAACGTCTGCCACCACAACGCCACCACCTCCAGTGCCGGAGTCAACCTGGGATTACTTTTTTGGCCCAactcccacgccaccacccaCCCTAGAAGCTGCTGATGAAACTTGGATGGAAAGGCATGAGAAGGAGCCAGTGGCTGAGGTGAAGCCGCCTGTGGCAAAACTAGCTGTTAGTGAGCCAGCTACTGCTGAGGAAAGGCCACCACAGATGGCTGCAGAGAAGGAGAAAGCAattgaggagatggtggctaaCCTACCGCCATCGAAACCTATTGTTAGGAAGCCACCCAAGGCACCTGGTCGACCGCTGGCTGTACACTATCAGCATGCCTCATCAATGGGTGCGGTTGAAACTCGGAAGGGGAAGATAATGGTTGCATCTGGAACTGCTAGCTTGCTACAGATTGTTTCTCAGCTTGATGATCACTTCCTTAGAGCTTCAGAGAGTGCGCATGATGTGTCTAAGAAACTGGAGGCCACCCGAATGCATTACCATTCCAACCATGCCGACAGCCGAG GACATATTGATCACTCTACAAAAATTATGCATGTTATCACATGGAACCGCTCCTTCAAGAACTTACCCGATCATGATGACCTGAATGATAATTTTGAGATTGATGATAGATTTGAAACTCATGCTGCGGTTCTAGATAGAATGCTTGCTTGGGAGAAAAAACTGTATGATGAAGTGAAG GCTGGGGAACTTATGAAAATTGATTATCAAAAGAAGGTGACTCTATTGCAGAAGCAAAAGAAACGGGGTGTTAAACTTGAAACCCTGGAGAAGACAAAAGCTGCCGTTAGCCACTTACACACAAGGTACATCGTTGATATGCAATCCATGGATTCAACGGTTTCAGAAATAAATCGGCTTCGGGATACACAGCTATTCCCAAAGTTAAAGGACCTTGTTGAAGG GATGGCCAAAATGTGGAGTGCTATGCACCGTCATCATAGAAGTCAGTTCATGATCATTTCAGGAATCAGAGGTTTTGAGATTCCTCCTGTTACAAGCGAGAGAACTGATTTGCATTACAACCAGACTTGCGAGCTACGGGACATTGTTAGGGAGTGGCACATGCAGTTTGAGAAACTGATGAACAATCAAAAAGCATACATCAGAGCACTCAATGCATGGCTCAAGCTTAATCTCATCCCTATTGAGAGCAACATAAAGGAGAAGGTCTCTTCCCCTCCAAGGCTGGTAGATCCACCTATCAAGAATCTGCTGCATGCCTGGCATGATGAACTTGAAAGGCTTCCAATTGAGCTTGCAAAAACTGCCATCAAAACCTTTGCTGAAGTCATAAGCAATATCGTACACCTTCAGGAGGAGGAAGTAAACCTAAGGAGGAGATGTGATGAAACTCGCAGGGATCTGACTCGAAAGAGGGCGCAGTTTGAAGACTGGCATCAAAAGTACACGGAAAGACGGGCAGCCTTAGGTGAGAATGGGAACCCTGAAGCAGCTGAAGTTCAAAATATAGATCCTGTTGAGGACAGGAAACGTGTCATTGAGGAATTAGAAATTAGGctgagggaggaggaagggcacCACCTTAGGCAAGCAAGACAGGTGAGGGAGAAATCACTTGCAAACCTCCGGACACACCTGCCAGAGCTTTTCAGGAATATGGCTgatttttcttacttttgccatGACATGTACAACAATCTGAGAAAAGCTGCTGCCCCGGCCAAAGATGAAGTATAA